Genomic DNA from Fimbriimonadaceae bacterium:
CCAGTTTTAACAGTGGCTTGATTTCGCGAAGGTTTCCCTGTTTTTTCCTTATGGATCGAGCGGTTAACGACATTCTATGGGTTCTACTAGTTCGAACCAATATTGAGCGTTCTGACATTTTCTAGCACAAATCTAGCACACGAAATTTACACGAGTTTCTTCTGGCTGCTAGCGGTGGATGGCATCCAATGAGTAATACATCCGTCGTCCTTAAGGTTGAGCCAGGATTAACCCCTTTGGGGACACAAAAGACCACAGGAACTTGATCTCCGATCCCATCATATCCGGCAAGCAGAATAAGAAGGTTTAGCATCTTGCAAATTCTAATTGGGGCCGAGGCTCATGGGGGCTTACATCTAGACTGCTACTTCCAGTTCCTCCTCTAAACCTACGTGCATTCCGGTGGACAAACGGGTAATCTTCGCACCCTGACATGCATTGGTGTTTGGAATTACTATGTCGCTACACCCTGATTTTCCTTTTTCTCCTTACGAACCTCTCCTCCCGCACCAGCGCTGGTTTCCGGCTGATGAAGCGCTTCGCAGCACGGCTTATGAGAAGCTGCTACCGCCGCTTGTGGCAAAAGTGCGTGAGGAAGTCCACGCTTGGCGAACAGCCCATTACCCCGGTGCATCTACCACCTCAGCGGCACTGCTTCGCCATTGGTTCGAAACGAAGCATCTTATCGAGAATGCAGACGGATCACTCTCCCCATTCCGCTACTATTTTGCCCAACGCGAAGCGGTCGAGACGGTCATCTGGCTCTTTGAAGTCCGCCGGGCTCGCGACAAATACGATTTGCTCCGGTTCGATGCATCGGGCGCAGTATCCTCCGGCATGTTCGATGAAGATTGGCCCCGATACGTGTTGAAAATGGCGACCGGAGCCGGAAAAACCAAAGTGCTCTCCCTCCTCATCGCCTGGAGCTTCTTTCATAAGCTGTATGAAACCGATTCCGACCTCTCGCGTAACTTCCTTGTCATTGCACCAAATATTATTGTGCTCGACCGATTGCGTGCCGATTTCGATGGGCTCAGGATCTTTTTCAATGACCCCATCCTGCCCGGCAATGGATACGAAAGCCGCAACTGGCGGGATGACTTTCAACTGACCTTGCACATCCAAGACGACGTGCGGGTCGTCCGCGAGATCGGCAATCTATTTTTAACGAACATCCATCGCGTCTTTCTCGGCGAAGTCGCCGACCCGTCATTGGAAGATGATGACCTGCGCGATTATTTCCTTGCACCGTTCGGCCCCAAACCAGTCGGCAAAACCACCGACAGCCAAACTGATCTCGGCGAACTCGTGCGAGAGATTGAAGAATTGGCCGTCTTTAACGATGAAGCGCACCATATTCACGACCCAAAGATGGCCTGGTTCAAATCCATTCAGGACATTCACCACAGGATGCTTCAGAAAGACCGGCGCCTGGCACTGCAAGTCGATGTGACCGCCACGCCACGTCACAATAATGGGGCAATCTTCGTGCATACCGTCTCCGACTACCCCCTGGTCGAGGCGATTCATCAAAATGTGGTGAAGCATCCCATTCTGCCAGACGCCACCAGCCGCGCCAGGCTAACGGAGCGAACAAGCGCCCTGTTCACCGAGAAATACGATGACTATCTGAAGCTGGGCATCGAGGAGTGGCGAAAGAGCTTTGCCGAACACCAAGCGCTCGGCAAGAAAGCCGTGCTCTTCGTTATGGTAGATGACACCCGCAATTGCGACGATGTGGGCGCCTACCTCGAAAAGATCTGCCCAGAGTTGCAAGGTGCAGTCCTGGTCATTCACACCAAGAATAATGGAGAAATCTCAGAGGCTGCCTCTGGCAAGAAAGAGGAAGAACTCAAGAAGCTCCGCAAGGAATCCAACGAGATCGACACGTGGCGAAGTCCCTACAAAGCCATCGTCTCCGTGCTCATGCTGAAGGAAGGCTGGGATGTGCGCAACGTGACTGTTATCTGCGGCCTCCGCGCCTACGCCGCGCAGAGCAATATCTTGCCGGAACAAACGCTAGGGCGAGGTCTTCGACGAATGTATTTCGGCTCCGACACAAAAGAAACCGTCTCTGTCATGGGCACGCCCGCTTTCATGGAGTTCGTCGAGTCCATCCAGACCGAGGGAGTCAGCTTCGAACACGTACCGATGGGTGGAGGCGCTACACGTCAGGACTCATTGATCGTCGAGGTGGACAAGGAAAATCCTGCCAAAAATCTAGACGAATTGGACATTCCCCTCCCCAAACTCAGCCGCCGTTTCCAGCGAGACTATAAGGATCTGGACGCCATCGATCCGGCGGCCTTGCGTAACGTCCGGATTCCGCTTAAGGCATTTACTCTGGAACAAACACGGGAAATTGTGTTCAAGACAATGCTCGATGCCGAAGTACACCATACCATCCACCTCGATGGCTCTGGTCCCGCCGACTACCGTTCTGTCGTCTCCTTCTTCGCCCGCCAAATCATGAAAGACCTTCGCCTTGTCGGAGGCTACGACGTGCTCTACGGCAAGATGAAAACTTTCATGCGGGAGCACTTGTTTGCCGAATCCCCGGTGCATCTGGAAGATCCGGTGGTGCTGCGGAACCTGTCAGAGCCTGAGGTCGCAAAGACGCTCTACGATACCTTCAAAACCGCCATCAACGCGCTCACCATTCAAGACGCCGGTACCACGCGCATTGAAGCTCGGATTCGTCTGCGTGAGACGCGGCCCTTTCGCACCGAACATCGTCCGTTTCTCACCGCCAGGAAGTCGATCTTCACCAAAACGGTAGGTGAACCGCACTCCGGTGGGTTCGAGCTCTCGTTCGCGGCCTTTCTGGAGTCCGCCAAAGATGTCGCAGCGTTCGCCAAAAACTATCTCGCGGTCGGCTTCAAGCTCGACTACGTGAAGGCCGACGGCGACCTATCCACCTATACCCCGGATTTTCTCGTACGCACCACCGACGGCGTGGTCTGGATTGTGGAGACCAAGGGGCGGGCTGAATTGGATCTGCCGCAGAAGATGGCCCGGCTCAAGCAGTGGTGCGCCGATGCGACCGCCGCAGAAGAAAACGGGCAACGGTACCAGTACGTCTTTGTCGATCAAGCCGGGTTTGAAAAACATTCACCGACCACCTTCGCCGCACTCACGACCAGTTTCACCGACTACAAGTCATGAACGAGACGGAACCCCAACAAACCTTGCAGCACCTTCTCACCGCATGGGAAGGCGAGTGTGTGGAGTTCAAGGATGCCAACGACAATTTTCCCACGTCCGACATCGGGAAATATTTCTCGGCCCTGAGCAACGAAGCCAATCTTCGCGGCCTGTCCGCCGCGTGGCTCGTGTTTGGCGTAGACAACAGCACGCGCCGCGTCATCGGCACCGAGTATCGACGGGAGCGGGAACGGCTGAACAGCCTTAAGCACCAGATTGCCCAGGGCACAGACCCGTCCACCAGCTTCCGTGACATCCATGAGCTGATGACTCTAGCCGGGCGGGTGGTGCTGTTTGAGATTCCCGCCGCGCCGCGCGGGATTCCCATCGCATGGCAAACCCACTTCTATGCTCGGGCCGGCTCCAGCCTCACCGGTCTCAGCATTGCCAAGCAGGACGAAATCCGTGCGCAGGGTCTCGCAGATGACTGGTCTGCCATTGTGGTCACGCAAGCCACTCTCGCCGACCTTGATCCGGAGGCCTTGGCGAAAGCTCGCGCCATCTTCGCTGCCCGGTATTCCAGCCGCATCCCTGAGGCAACCATCCACGCTTGGGATGATGCCACATTTCTGGAACAGGCCAAATTGACCGTGCGGGGCGGCATCACCCGTACCTGCCTGCTCTTGTTGGGCCGGGAACAGACGACCACGCTGCTCAACCCGTATGTAGCCGAGATGACCTGGAAACTCGAAGGCCCTGAACGCGGGTACGAACATTTCCATCCGCCCTTCTTGCTCAACACGTCACGGCTCTTCCAGCGCATTCGCAATCTGCGCCTCTCGCTGTTACCGCCGGGTCAGCTGATCCCGGTGGACATCCAGAAATACGACGAAAAGATTGTCCTTGAAGCCCTCCATAACTGTATTGTCCATCAGGATTACACCCGCTGCGAACGCATTCTTGTCATCGAGCGGCTTGGTGAACTCGAATTTCAGAACGCCGGCGAGTTTTACGACGGCACACCCGATGAT
This window encodes:
- a CDS encoding DEAD/DEAH box helicase family protein, whose amino-acid sequence is MSLHPDFPFSPYEPLLPHQRWFPADEALRSTAYEKLLPPLVAKVREEVHAWRTAHYPGASTTSAALLRHWFETKHLIENADGSLSPFRYYFAQREAVETVIWLFEVRRARDKYDLLRFDASGAVSSGMFDEDWPRYVLKMATGAGKTKVLSLLIAWSFFHKLYETDSDLSRNFLVIAPNIIVLDRLRADFDGLRIFFNDPILPGNGYESRNWRDDFQLTLHIQDDVRVVREIGNLFLTNIHRVFLGEVADPSLEDDDLRDYFLAPFGPKPVGKTTDSQTDLGELVREIEELAVFNDEAHHIHDPKMAWFKSIQDIHHRMLQKDRRLALQVDVTATPRHNNGAIFVHTVSDYPLVEAIHQNVVKHPILPDATSRARLTERTSALFTEKYDDYLKLGIEEWRKSFAEHQALGKKAVLFVMVDDTRNCDDVGAYLEKICPELQGAVLVIHTKNNGEISEAASGKKEEELKKLRKESNEIDTWRSPYKAIVSVLMLKEGWDVRNVTVICGLRAYAAQSNILPEQTLGRGLRRMYFGSDTKETVSVMGTPAFMEFVESIQTEGVSFEHVPMGGGATRQDSLIVEVDKENPAKNLDELDIPLPKLSRRFQRDYKDLDAIDPAALRNVRIPLKAFTLEQTREIVFKTMLDAEVHHTIHLDGSGPADYRSVVSFFARQIMKDLRLVGGYDVLYGKMKTFMREHLFAESPVHLEDPVVLRNLSEPEVAKTLYDTFKTAINALTIQDAGTTRIEARIRLRETRPFRTEHRPFLTARKSIFTKTVGEPHSGGFELSFAAFLESAKDVAAFAKNYLAVGFKLDYVKADGDLSTYTPDFLVRTTDGVVWIVETKGRAELDLPQKMARLKQWCADATAAEENGQRYQYVFVDQAGFEKHSPTTFAALTTSFTDYKS
- a CDS encoding putative DNA binding domain-containing protein: MNETEPQQTLQHLLTAWEGECVEFKDANDNFPTSDIGKYFSALSNEANLRGLSAAWLVFGVDNSTRRVIGTEYRRERERLNSLKHQIAQGTDPSTSFRDIHELMTLAGRVVLFEIPAAPRGIPIAWQTHFYARAGSSLTGLSIAKQDEIRAQGLADDWSAIVVTQATLADLDPEALAKARAIFAARYSSRIPEATIHAWDDATFLEQAKLTVRGGITRTCLLLLGREQTTTLLNPYVAEMTWKLEGPERGYEHFHPPFLLNTSRLFQRIRNLRLSLLPPGQLIPVDIQKYDEKIVLEALHNCIVHQDYTRCERILVIERLGELEFQNAGEFYDGTPDDYIRANRSPRRYRNRFLAEAMVTLRMIDTLGFGIREVMWKGQASRYLPLPDYDLSEPGHVTLRIQGRFIDENYSRALLTHADLPWPDVLALDAVQKGGLPDDALVQDLRHRGLIEGRKPRLHVAADVAAATDTQAEYIRHRAFDDRYFCDLILDYLKTFKQGQRTDFERLLTGKLSDLLSGKQKARKINNLLQRLRREGKVVTDGRTKGATWRLTTID